The genome window CAAGGTTTTTTCGCTTTCGCCCGATGGCCAAACGCTGCACCAGCCCTGGCCGGCTGACGCCGATTGGATCTTGCTCGACACCGCGGTCAAAGGACAAAGCGGCGGCACAGGCGTTCCGTTTACCTGGTCGCAAGCGGTCGAGCGCTGCCGAAACAGCGCGCGTCCTATTTTAGCCGCAGGCGGATTAACGGAAGCGAATGTCGCAGACGCCATTCGCAGTTTGCAGCCTTTTGGCGTCGATGTCGCCGGAGGCGTCGAAACAGAAGGACGCAAAGACGGTCTAAAATTAGAACGCTTTATTCGCGCGGCACGCCAGGCCGCTAAGGAGGTAGAACATGTTAGCTAAGATCGTAGCCAAAAAGCGCCGCACTATCGCCAACAGCAAAGAAACACTGTCCTTTGCCAAACTGG of Azotosporobacter soli contains these proteins:
- a CDS encoding phosphoribosylanthranilate isomerase is translated as MIIKICGLTTLTDAQLAKDCGADWLGFIFAPSRRQITPQAARDITAQLTGCTKVGVFVDCPVAQVQEIAAYCQLDIVQLHGQENENYRRQLGLPHIKVFSLSPDGQTLHQPWPADADWILLDTAVKGQSGGTGVPFTWSQAVERCRNSARPILAAGGLTEANVADAIRSLQPFGVDVAGGVETEGRKDGLKLERFIRAARQAAKEVEHVS